One window of Triticum dicoccoides isolate Atlit2015 ecotype Zavitan chromosome 5A, WEW_v2.0, whole genome shotgun sequence genomic DNA carries:
- the LOC119303005 gene encoding uncharacterized protein LOC119303005, which yields MAAASAPLLLALALAFAASLAAAGDTNRVYDPCTDTKIQRGDGFTFGLAFAPSGAFYSGSTQLSPCDRRLTQLSQLSLFRPKIDEISLLTVNTTTGFSPASAGGYMVAFAGRKYAARSQPVFVSNSSVTVSSFTLVLEFNKGKLQNLHWKKDGCGACTGKPNFICLGKQTCAIRTNICKSNNQGSMDCSIGIQLAFSGTDKHESVLNSWYEVSNLQQYSLYGLYSNVKGSLSGQFNKFF from the exons atggccgccgcttcCGCGCCGCTGCTGCTGGCTCTGGCGCTCGCCTTCGCCGCCTCCCTGGCCGCCGCGGGGGACACCAACCGCGTCTACGACCCCTGCACCGACACCAAGATCCAGCGCGGGGACGGCTTCACCTTCGGCCTCGCCTTCGCCCCCAGCGGCGCCTTCTACTCCGGCTCCACCCAGCTCTCCCCCTGCGACCGCCGCCTCACCCAGCTCTCCCAGCTCTCCCTCTTCCGCCCCAAGATCGACGAGATCTCCCTCCTCACCGTCAACACCACCACCGGCTTCAGCCCC GCCTCAGCTGGTGGGTACATGGTAGCATTTGCTGGTAGGAAGTATGCAGCCAGATCTCAACCAGTCTTTGTCTCCAATTCCTCAGTTACAGTGTCCAGCTTCACCCTG GTTCTTGAATTCAACAAAGGCAAGCTTCAGAACCTGCACTGGAAAAAGGATGGGTGCGGTGCCTGCACAGGGAAGCCAAACTTCATCTGCCTGGGCAAGCAAACCTGCGCCATCAGAACAAACATATGCAAGAGCAATAACCAGGGATCCATGGACTGCAGCATCGGCATCCAGCTGGCCTTCTCGGGCACGGACAAGCACGAGTCGGTCCTCAACTCGTGGTACGAGGTGTCGAACCTGCAGCAGTACTCGCTCTACGGGCTGTACTCAAACGTGAAGGGGTCCCTGAGCGGCCAGTTCAACAAGTTCTTCTAG
- the LOC119297957 gene encoding uncharacterized protein LOC119297957 — MRSAMDLDLASCSEALFKFAVFVLVQALVYLILSQSSDVFSGARSLSSFRRPARSVSLRRMVTQLLTEMPAGGELSSPAARLRDGGSDGAGVDVDLEMELMLIGCSFSS, encoded by the coding sequence ATGAGGTCGGCCATGGATCTTGACCTGGCCAGCTGCAGCGAGGCGCTGTTCAAGTTCGCGGTGTTCGTCCTGGTGCAGGCGCTGGTGTACCTCATCCTGTCCCAGTCCTCCGACGTCTTCTCCGGCGCCAGGAGCCTCAGCAGCTTCCGTCGCCCGGCGAGGTCCGTCAGCCTCCGCCGCATGGTCACGCAGCTGCTCACGGAGATGCCGGCGGGCGGCGAGCTGTCGTCTCCGGCTGCCAGGCTGCGGGACGGGGGATCCGATGGTGCAGGCGTGGACGTTGACCTGGAGATGGAGCTTATGTTAATTGGTTGCTCTTTTTCATCGTGA